GTCGGATATTCTTGGATTGCAGAAAAGAGCTGATCGGCCCGACCTCTTGCTTGTTGATAGCGCTGAACACGTGATTAGCGCCTCCAGTCTTAGACACGACGCGCATGTCAAATGTTCGAGCAGAAGCGACGCCACCGCCAACACGGGAAAATGAAATGCTGTCGGTTTTAGAAAagtcgatgaggatgggttgtttggagatgaaaatgagaCCCTTTTCAAGAAAGTATAGTTCCCCTTGAACGGCCTTGACATTGGCTCTAATACCGTTGAGGCCTTGAGCGCTAAGGAGAGGATTAGCGTGTGCTTGCACGGTaaaggatgggaaggagCTTACTTTCTCAAGCTTCCTGGAGGTgtcaccttctttccagtcAACGCTTTGAGCACACGAGAGACGACCTGGAAGGTTGTCGCCTCATAAGTCTTCTCCAAGTCAGGGTATTGTGAGAGCTCCTCGCTTGAAATGGTCAGTACATGTAACTCGAACTAACAATGTCACTCACTCCGTGAGGTTAAGTTCCGCATTGACGACTTCATCCTTGGGCCACTGTGCCACAAGGAAAGGATATCGAGTAGCACCCTGTCGAATAGGAGGGTCGAGACCAAGAACAAGCTGGACGTGGAGGTCATCGagcttgggaagaaggaagattcGGTGGATTGAGGTGAAGGGGACACGGTGGTCGGTGGATTTACCGACAAGTCGGATAGAGTCAGTGTAAACTTCGATAGAAAATCGGCCTCTGCAAGTAAGTTAGTGATCGTGCCTAAGAGATACCAAATGGAGGAACTTACCTGGGCGTCAAGATCAAACAGTCTTCAAATACCACAATGCTATCCCCGACGACAGCTCCAATatccgccttctccttgattAAACTGTGGAACGCATCCGCGGCGCTGACTTCattcccttcctcatccaatTCAGTTTCCTCGCCACCACTACCCGCATCGCTACCGGCCGTTTTCATACTCTTTCCAGGAATGTAGAAACGCATCTCGACCATTTCATCAGGAGGGCGCTTATTGAGGTCTTTGGGATCAAATTTGTAGTTGGACGAAGGGTTGAATTCTAGAGCGACTTCGTTCTTGCCGGCAATGTTGGAGTTCGCGACTTGGGAGAGTGGAACGTCGAATGCAGTTTTTCCTTGAACTTGGAAAACGAGATCAGTCCCTATCGTATTGTTAGCGGCTTCGAGATCTGATGGATGAAATTGCACACACCTTTCACTTGCGCCTCACCCCAGTTCCATCCCTTCAAACTCGTATCTCTCGTCTCAAGCGTGATGTTGAAATATTCTTGGAGGGTTCGCTTGATCTTATCCAAGTCCTGCGAAAGAGTCAGGTGTGAGCTATGACAAAATAGCTATGTCAAAATTCGCCACTCACATCTCTCTTGAAACCGTCAAATGAGATCCGAGGCTTTTCAGAGTTTCGCATACCCAGTCGAAGCTGAAAATGACGAGCGACTCTAGAAACAGCAATAAGCAAGACAGCATTTATGAATAAATGGATGCCATCTTGACTCACCGGAACCATGTGGCATGTCTGATATCAGACCCATTATATGTTGTAGGGTTGTTTTCCTCGCTCTGGTACGCCTTCCATCCAAATCCAACGGGATTAAAACGGAGCTCTACAATGCAGTGTCAGCTTTTTGTCTCTAGCTCAATCGAACACGGGATGTTAAGAGAGGATCGTGGAAAGACGGTGATGATTGAGAACCCTTGAAAAAGCTCATTAAGATCAATCCGGTCACCATCCATGGTGCTCAAAGCGCACCATCTGACTTGCTCAGACCCCATGACAACCAATCTCTGTCCGAAAATCCATCGGATACCAATAAATCCCCTTCCCAGTCCGCGAATTGCATACATATCCCATCGTTGTTTTTGAAGCCGGTCGAAACTCACTTCCCAAGTCGGCAGAATCACCGTGAAAGACTAATCAACCCCGTCAGATTCTGCActccacatcatctgcGGTACTCACTGTTTTCAAACGTCACTGTGGACATACTACTAATAGCTGCTGGTGACTTTTGGAGGTGAATGCGTAGTAGGAGAATTAAAGTAAGTTATTTGTAGAAAAGGTGAAAAGCAAGGATCAACGCGACGAGCTGAGCTCATGTTAACGCCCAAACGCGTTAAAATGATAATAATTGGCCGGACGCGTCAGTGTGGCACTTCTTGCAAAAGGTAGCATCATGTTCGATCCTTCAGCGACTTTCGTCGTTCCGCTTGTAGACTATACATCGAGTCCACTAGGCAGCACCGAAgttgtggaagagagaatcaTCATATAATAGTGGAAACTTGAGTCAACAGTAATTGACTCACGCATTACATTAATTGCATATACCCTCTGTGGAAGTTGGTCTGGGGCAATTCGTTCGGCGGTCGGGTGTCCCAAAACTTTCGAAGGTACGTAATCTAAAGGATACAGCGTAAACTTGGTAAATTGCCTCAACAGGAGGGAATACTTGACCGAGGGGATATAAGTGAGAAGTTATGGAGGATAAATCGAAGTAATTAAGATTGCATGAAAATATCCACAAATCTATCTACCAATCCTTATCATACCTCATAAGACATCGGTTCCGTCCGATTGTCTCCATTCCGGTGACAAGGAATTTGCTCGAGGACTCACATTCGTAGTAACATCTCGGGTAAGAAAGCTCGAGTACATCAGCTGCAAACTTTGCTTTGAGTTGGAGACGTCGTTGCAGGTCAATGGTGCCGTGCAAAAAAACCTTCAAGGGGAATCTGGATGAAACATAGACAGAAGGGCAATAACAGCAACAGGAACAATCCAGTGGACCATAGAAGTCGAGACTTGGATGACTGAAATCAGGCTGTTTATCACCTGGAAGGCTTGGGGACAGTCTTCGCAACGACGACAACGACGGCCCGATTTGAGGTGGTAGAGGGATTGTTGTCAATACCGGCCAAACGTTGCAGTGCGTTTACTCATTTGCTGTCGAGCGGTGATAGGGATTGTCAATAGCGGTTATTGGCAGCACGACATTTTTGGAGGGGAATTTTAGAAATAGATAGAGGCGACGCATTTTCGGATCAAATCGCGTCGAGAGTGCATGCGTAGAAACAAAAGGGAACAAACATCCGCCCGGCGCGCCCCCCTCCAC
The Cryptococcus tetragattii IND107 chromosome 11, whole genome shotgun sequence DNA segment above includes these coding regions:
- a CDS encoding FACT complex subunit POB3 — translated: MSTVTFENIFHGDSADLGKLRFNPVGFGWKAYQSEENNPTTYNGSDIRHATWFRVARHFQLRLGMRNSEKPRISFDGFKRDDLDKIKRTLQEYFNITLETRDTSLKGWNWGEAQVKGTDLVFQVQGKTAFDVPLSQVANSNIAGKNEVALEFNPSSNYKFDPKDLNKRPPDEMVEMRFYIPGKSMKTAGSDAGSGGEETELDEEGNEVSAADAFHSLIKEKADIGAVVGDSIVVFEDCLILTPRGRFSIEVYTDSIRLVGKSTDHRVPFTSIHRIFLLPKLDDLHVQLVLGLDPPIRQGATRYPFLVAQWPKDEVVNAELNLTDEELSQYPDLEKTYEATTFQVVSRVLKALTGKKVTPPGSLRNAQGLNGIRANVKAVQGELYFLEKGLIFISKQPILIDFSKTDSISFSRVGGGVASARTFDMRVVSKTGGANHVFSAINKQEVGPISSFLQSKNIRLKNEMEEATVDIDEPFSDDDEEMESPSEDERPSKAKNDKSKTVKKSADDDEDESEDEDFEDASSDGGSPSESDSDEDSGMASDASDPMMEELRKKNQAKRAKAKETSGSASEDEKPKKKKPKKDEDE